In Canis lupus familiaris isolate Mischka breed German Shepherd chromosome 5, alternate assembly UU_Cfam_GSD_1.0, whole genome shotgun sequence, a genomic segment contains:
- the BUD13 gene encoding BUD13 homolog isoform X2, producing the protein MAAAPPLSKAEYLKRYLSGAGAGVDGGPDSGRKRRKKRPKPGGAGGRGMRIVDDDVSWTSISTTKPEKEEEDDDGDLPVVAEFVDERPEEVKQMEAFRSSAKWKLLGGHSEDLPSNRHFRHDSPDSSPPRRVRHDTPDSSPTRRAHHDTPDSSPPRRVRHDTPDSSPPRRIRHDTPDSSPPRRVHHDTSDSSPRRARHDTPDSSPPRRVRHDTPDSSPPRRVHHDIPDSSPPRRVRHDTPDSSPLRRVRHDTPDSSPPRRVRHDTPDPSPPRRAHHASLDPSPLRKPHRHYSGASPRKAHHDTPDPSLSRRAHHSSSDSSVSRRARNSSPDTSQPRRTLDSLDTLQLKRARHDSPDLAANVPHPLPRTKSSKAPERASSKTSPHWKEPGPSHAPLPKNSKYEYDSDLSPPRKKQAKSHKHDSKGSSPSHRKFHMSSSPRRHQSHILDTSSYPSDSRKASDSDLSPPRHKQISGHKDSDSDLSPPRNRPTRRSSDSDLSPPRRKQKVKSSDSDLSPPRRSQPLGKKATHMYSGAKTGLVLTDIQQEQQELKKRDQETLAFEAEFQYAETVFRDKSGRKRNLKLERLEQRRKAEKDSERDELYARWGKGLVQSRQQQQNVEDAVKEMQKPLARYIDDEDLDRMLREQEREGDPMANFIKKNKAKENKNKKVRPRYTGPAPPPNRFNIWPGYRWDGVDSLSGIFMGV; encoded by the exons aatGCGGATTGTGGATGATGATGTGAGCTGGACATCTATCTCTACCACTAAaccagaaaaagaggaagaagatgatgatggaGATTTGCCTGTG GTGGCTGAGTTTGTGGATGAGCGGCCGGAAGAGGTAAAGCAGATGGAAGCCTTTCGTTCCAGTGCCAAATGGAAGCTTCTAGGAG GCCACAGTGAAGATCTACCCTCAAATAGACACTTCCGTCACGACTCTCCGGATTCATCTCCCCCAAGGAGGGTCCGTCATGACACCCCAGATTCATCTCCCACCAGGAGGGCCCATCATGATACCCCGGATTCATCTCCCCCAAGGAGGGTCCGTCATGACACCCCAGATTCATCTCCCCCCAGGAGGATCCGTCACGACACCCCAGATTCATCTCCTCCCAGGAGGGTCCATCACGACACCTCGGATTCATCTCCTAGGAGGGCCCGTCACGACACTCCGGATTCATCCCCTCCCAGGAGGGTTCGTCACGACACCCCGGATTCATCTCCTCCCAGGAGGGTCCATCATGACATCCCAGATTCATCTCCTCCCAGGAGGGTCCGTCACGATACCCCAGATTCCTCTCCCCTAAGGAGGGTCCGTCATGACACCCCGGATTCATCTCCTCCCAGGAGGGTCCGTCATGACACCCCAGACCCATCTCCTCCCAGGAGGGCCCATCATGCTTCTCTAGATCCttctcccctcaggaagcctcaTCGTCACTATTCAGGTGCGTCTCCTAGGAAAGCCCATCATGACACACCAGATCCATCTCTTTCTAGGAGGGCCCATCATAGTTCCTCAGATAGCTCTGTTTCCAGAAGGGCCCGAAATAGCTCCCCTGACACATCTCAACCTAGAAGGACTCTTGACTCCTTGGACACATTGCAGCTCAAGAGGGCTCGTCATGACTCCCCTGATTTAGCTGCTAATGTCCCTCATCCACTGCCCAGAACCAAAAGCAGTAAAGCCCCAGAAAGAGCCTCTAGCAAAACTTCTCCACATTGGAAGGAGCCAGGACCATCTCATGCACCACTCCCAAAGAACAGCAAGTATGAGTATGACTCTGACCTCTCTCCTCCAcgaaaaaagcaagcaaaatccCATAAGCATGATTCTAAGG gctcttccCCCAGCCATAGGAAATTTCATATGAGTTCTTCACCTAGGAGACATCAGAGTCACATATTGGACACTTCCTCCTACCCAAGTGACAGTCGGAAAGCCTCTGATTCAGATCTTTCTCCTCCGAGGCATAAACAAATTTCAGGGCACAAGGATTCTGATTCAGATCTGTCACCTCCACGGAATAGACCTACACGTCGGAGCTCTGATTCTGACCTGTCTCCACCAAGGAGGAAACAGAAGGTCAAATCTTCTGATTCTGATCTGTCTCCACCTCGAAGGAGTCAGCCTCTAGGAAAGAAG GCTACACACATGTATTCTGGGGCTAAAACTGGGTTGGTGTTAACTGACATACAGCAAGAGCAGCAGGAGCTCAAGAAACGGGACCAAGAAACTCTGGCGTTCGaag CTGAATTCCAGTATGCTGAAACTGTATTTCGAGATAAGTCTGGCCGTAAGAGGAATTTGAAACTGGAACGTTTagagcaaaggagaaaagcagagaaggacTCGGAGAGAGATGAGCTGTATGCTCGGTGGGGAAAAGG GCTAGTCCAGAGCCGGCAGCAACAACAAAACGTGGAGGATGCAGTGAAGGAAATGCAGAAGCCGCTGGCCCGTTATATTGATGATGAAGATCTGGATCGGATGCTGAGAGaacaggaaagagagggagacccCATGGCCAACTTTATCAAGAAGAATAAAGCCAAGGAGAACAAGAATAAGAAAG TGAGACCTCGCTACACTGGTCCTGCACCTCCTCCCAACAGATTCAATATCTGGCCTGGTTATCGCTGGGATGGAGTGGACAG